The following proteins come from a genomic window of Brevibacillus antibioticus:
- the nth gene encoding endonuclease III — translation MAQRKVPVADILDNLQQLYPDAHCELNYTTPFELLIATILSAQCTDKRVNEITAPMFQHLNQPEHYLHLTQEEMEEHIKGLGLYKNKSKNILETCRILYEKYNSEVPQTHAELEALPGVGRKTANVVLSNAFGIPAIAVDTHVFRVGNRLGLANSDNVDEVERQLMKRIPKEKWTDAHHWLIWHGRRVCSSRNPQCGSCTLQSMCKFAQAEAKKAKKTATKKPAKAK, via the coding sequence ATGGCACAACGCAAAGTACCTGTGGCCGACATTTTGGATAATTTGCAGCAGCTTTATCCGGATGCGCACTGTGAATTGAATTATACAACCCCGTTTGAACTTCTTATTGCGACCATTCTTTCGGCCCAATGTACAGATAAACGGGTGAATGAGATTACCGCACCCATGTTCCAGCACCTAAACCAGCCGGAGCATTACCTTCATTTGACACAGGAAGAAATGGAAGAGCATATAAAAGGGCTCGGGTTGTATAAGAATAAGAGTAAAAACATTCTAGAGACCTGTAGAATCTTGTACGAAAAATACAATAGCGAAGTTCCACAAACGCATGCCGAGCTCGAAGCATTGCCAGGGGTAGGGAGAAAGACTGCAAATGTCGTTTTGTCCAATGCATTCGGGATTCCTGCGATCGCAGTGGATACACATGTATTCCGCGTAGGCAATCGGTTAGGCCTTGCGAATAGCGACAATGTGGACGAAGTGGAGCGTCAGCTCATGAAGCGCATTCCAAAAGAGAAGTGGACGGATGCGCATCATTGGCTAATTTGGCACGGCAGACGTGTATGTTCGTCGCGCAATCCACAGTGCGGTAGCTGTACACTTCAATCCATGTGTAAGTTTGCACAGGCGGAAGCCAAAAAAGCCAAAAAAACTGCAACCAAAAAGCCTGCAAAAGCAAAGTGA
- the perR gene encoding peroxide-responsive transcriptional repressor PerR, producing MVQRVEKAVEILKNTGVRMTPQRHAILTYLLETMTHPTADEIYKALEGKFPNMSVATIYNNLRVFKDAGLVTELTYGDASSRFDANVEEDHYHAICTTCGAISDFHFPYLRDAEVAASKDIGFKVTGHRMEVYGVCDSCQKNPH from the coding sequence ATGGTACAACGTGTGGAGAAAGCTGTTGAAATCCTGAAGAATACCGGGGTTCGTATGACACCACAGCGCCATGCAATTTTGACCTATTTGCTGGAAACGATGACTCACCCGACGGCTGACGAAATATATAAAGCCCTTGAAGGCAAATTCCCGAATATGAGCGTTGCAACGATTTATAACAATCTACGAGTCTTTAAAGATGCTGGATTGGTTACAGAGCTCACTTACGGGGATGCGTCCAGCCGATTCGATGCCAATGTGGAAGAAGATCATTATCACGCGATCTGTACCACCTGTGGGGCAATCAGTGACTTCCACTTTCCGTATTTGCGGGATGCAGAAGTAGCTGCTTCCAAGGACATTGGCTTCAAAGTAACCGGACATCGTATGGAAGTTTATGGCGTTTGTGATTCCTGTCAAAAGAATCCCCACTAA